A region of Bacillus cabrialesii DNA encodes the following proteins:
- a CDS encoding YczI family protein: MFRIFKMSFAVIIIILALIAFNYTEHTSVIQSVMLVFLGAVMFMQGLEERKKENDGSGAFNIYTAVFVWSVSLIGFTLHII; this comes from the coding sequence TTGTTTCGGATTTTTAAAATGTCTTTTGCGGTTATCATTATTATACTGGCGCTGATTGCTTTTAACTATACCGAACATACCTCTGTTATCCAATCAGTCATGCTCGTTTTTCTTGGCGCAGTCATGTTTATGCAGGGGCTTGAAGAGCGCAAAAAAGAAAACGACGGCTCAGGCGCTTTTAATATTTATACCGCCGTTTTCGTATGGTCTGTCTCTCTCATCGGTTTTACACTTCATATTATCTAA